The proteins below come from a single Ochotona princeps isolate mOchPri1 chromosome 13, mOchPri1.hap1, whole genome shotgun sequence genomic window:
- the ZNF503 gene encoding zinc finger protein 503 — protein MSTAPSLSALRSSKHSGGGGGGGGADPAWTSALSGNSSSSGPGPGSAPAGSTKPFVHAVPPSDPLRQANRLPIKVLKMLTARTGHILHPEYLQPLPSTPVSPIELDAKKSPLALLAQTCSQIGKPDPSPSSKLSSVTANGGAGGAGGGGAGGDKDTKSGPLKLSDIGVEDKSSFKPYSKPGSDKKEPGGGGGGGGGGGGGGGGVSTEKSGFRVPSATCQPFTPRTGSPSSSASACSPGGMLPSAGGGPEGKDDKKDPDASGGSGKGAGGASAEGGPTGLAHGRISCGSAGMNVDVNQHADGGPGGKALGADCSGSSGSSSGSGPSAPASSSVLGSGLVAPVSPYKPGQTVFPLPPAGMTYPGSLAGAYAGYPPQFLPHGVALDPTKPGSLVGAQLAAAAAGSLGCSKPAGSSPLAGASPPSVMTASLCRDPYCLSYHCASHLAGAAAASASCAHDPAAAAAALKSGYPLVYPTHPLHGVHSSLTAAAAAGATPPSLAGHPLYPYGFMLPNDPLPHICNWVSANGPCDKRFATSEELLSHLRTHTAFPGTDKLLSGYPSSSSLASAAAAAMACHMHIPTSGAPGSPGTLALRSPHHALGLSSRYHPYSKSPLPTPGAPVPVPAATGPYYSPYALYGQRLTTASALGYQ, from the exons ATGAGCACAGCGCCCTCGCTTTCTGCCCTAAGAAGCAGTAAGcacagcggcggcggcggcggcggcggcggcgcagaCCCTGCCTGGACCAGCGCGCTCTCTGGAAACAGCTCCAGCTCCGGCCCCGGCCCAGGTTCGGCCCCGGCCGGCAGCACCAAACCTTTTGTGCACGCCGTGCCCCCTTCTGACCCCCTGCGCCAGGCTAACCGCCTGCCCATCAAGGTACTGAAGATGTTGACGGCGAGGACTGGCCATATTTTGCACCCTGAGTAcctgcagcccctgccctccACGCCCGTCAGTCCCATCGAG CTGGATGCCAAGAAGAGCCCGCTGGCGCTGTTGGCACAAACCTGCTCGCAGATTGGCAAACCCGACCCCTCGCCCTCGTCCAAACTCTCCTCGGTCACCGCCAATGGGGGCGCGGGTGGTGCCGGTGGCGGTGGCGCTGGGGGCGACAAGGATACCAAGTCAGGCCCCCTGAAGCTGAGCGACATCGGTGTGGAGGACAAGTCGAGTTTCAAGCCGTACTCCAAACCAGGCTCGGATAAGAAGGAGccgggaggtggaggtggaggcggcggcggtggcggagGTGGCGGCGGGGGTGTTTCGACAGAGAAGTCAGGATTCCGGGTACCGAGCGCCACCTGCCAGCCATTCACACCCAGGACAGGCAGCCCAAGCTCCAGCGCTTCGGCCTGCTCGCCAGGAGGCATGCTGCCCTCGGCCGGGGGCGGCCCGGAGGGCAAGGACGATAAAAAAGACCCGGACGCAAGTGGTGGCAGCGGCAAGGGCGCTGGGGGCGCCTCCGCCGAAGGAGGACCCACTGGGCTGGCGCACGGCCGGATTAGCTGCGGCAGCGCCGGGATGAATGTGGACGTGAACCAGCACGCGGATGGGGGCCCTGGGGGCAAGGCTCTGGGTGCGGACTGCAGCGGCTCCTCGGGCTCCAGCTCCGGCTCCGGACCCAGTGCGCCCGCCTCCTCCTCGGTGCTGGGCTCAGGGCTGGTGGCACCGGTGTCACCCTACAAACCGGGTCAGACAGTgttccctctgcctcctgctggcaTGACCTACCCTGGTAGTCTGGCTGGGGCCTACGCCGGCTACCCACCTCAGTTTCTGCCGCACGGTGTGGCGCTGGACCCCACCAAACCCGGCAGCCTGGTGGGCGCGCAGCTAGCAGCCGCCGCGGCCGGCTCTCTGGGCTGCAGCAAGCCAGCCGGCTCGAGCCCCTTGGCAGGAGCATCGCCGCCGTCCGTGATGACGGCCAGTTTGTGCCGGGACCCTTACTGCCTCAGCTACCATTGTGCCAGCCACCTGGCTGGAGCAGCGGCCGCCAGCGCCTCGTGCGCGCACGACCCTGCTGCGGCCGCAGCGGCGCTCAAATCCGGATACCCACTGGTGTACCCAACGCACCCACTGCACGGCGTGCACTCCTCGCTtacggccgccgccgccgcaggcGCCACGCCGCCCTCGCTGGCTGGCCACCCCCTCTACCCCTATGGCTTCATGCTCCCCAACGACCCTCTCCCGCACATCTGCAACTGGGTGTCAGCCAATGGGCCGTGCGACAAGCGCTTCGCCACGTCCGAAGAGCTGCTGAGCCACTTGCGGACCCATACGGCCTTCCCAGGGACAGACAAACTACTGTCGGGCTACCCCAGCTCGTCGTCTCTGGCCAGCGCCGCCGCGGCCGCCATGGCCTGCCACATGCACATCCCCACGTCAGGCGCTCCGGGCAGCCCCGGGACGCTGGCGCTGCGCAGCCCCCACCACGCGCTGGGACTCAGCAGCCGCTACCACCCCTACTCCAAGAGCCCGCTCCCCACGCCTGGTGCCCCCGTGCCGGTGCCGGCTGCCACCGGACCCTACTACTCCCCCTATGCCCTCTATGGACAGAGACTGACCACTGCCTCGGCGCTGGGGTACCAGTGA